The genome window TCGCCTGCGCTACCCATCCTGTTCTTTCCGGTCCGGCAATCGACAGACTCTGTGCAGCACCTTTTTCCGAGGTGATTGTAACAAACACACTGCCTGTCCCAGAAGAGAAACTTAAATGCGGCAAGATTAAAGTACTGTCAGTAGCAGGACTCCTCGCCAAATGCATTCATAACGTTCACACCGAATCATCGGTCAGCGTTCTCTTCGTTTAAAAAGCCTATTCCCACCCTCTGCCGGTCTATTTTTGAGCGGCAGCTGGTTAACCAAAAGGAGATATAATGTCTGAAAAAGAAACTTTCGTAGCTGTAAAGCGCGAGAAAACTGGAACAAGTGCGAACCGTCAGCTCCGTAACACCGGAATGATTCCTGCAGTATTCTACTCTCAGGAAGGCGACAATATGGTTCTCGCTGTTAATGAAATTGATTTCACAAAGATGTACCGTAAAATCGGCACAACTAGTCTTTTCAATCTCGAAATAGACGGCAAAAAGCACGACACACTGATTTGGAAAGCACAGATGGACCCAGTTCGTCCTCGTATCAACCACGTTGACTTCCTCGGTGTGGCTGCTGACAAACCTTTGAAAATCAAAGTTCCTGTCAGCATGGAAGGACTTGCTCCGGGTGTAAAACTCGGTGGTTGCATGACTACGTATCGTGACAATCTTGAAGTCGCATGCACAGCTGCCAACATCCCTGCTAAGATTGTTATAAACATCGACGGCATGAATGTTAATGATACTGTTTTCGTTAGTGATGTTAAACTTGAAGATGGAGCATCCATCAACTTTACCAACGACTTCGCTCTTGTTCGTTGCGTAGCCGGCAGAAAAGTTGTCGATGAAGACGGAACTGCTGAAGAAGGCGCACCTAAAAAATAGTTTTTCCATATGTCGACTTATGAGGGCCCCGGAAATTCCGGGGCCTTTTCTATTTTCAGAACGATCAGTTTTTTTGCTCCTGCTTTTTTAAAGGATAAAACCAAATGGAATACAAAGCACTTATCGCAGGGCTTGGAAATCCAGGACTTGAATATGCCATGACCAGGCACAATGTTGGCTTTATGGCTGTTGATGCTCTGGCGGAAATGGCTGCATCCCGAAAAAGTATGCGTTTCAAAAATCTCGGTTCTTCGGGAAACTATGAACTTTTCAGCGTAAATATCGCAGGCAATAATATCCTTGTGACTAAGCCGTTGACATATATGAATCTCAGCGGAAATGCAGTTGCATCCATTTGCGGTAAATTTTCAATATCTATAAAAGATGTGATTGTTATTCATGACGAACTTGATCTTCCGCAAGGAAAAATGAAGTTTAAACGTGGTGGTGGAAATAACGGTCATAGAGGGTTGCAGTCCATTCAGGATGTAATGAAATCTCCCGACTTTCTTAGAATAAGAATAGGAGTCGGACGTCCTGAATTTTCATCACAGGTCAAAGACTACGTGCTTGAGCAGTTCAGCCAGAAAGAACTGAAACTTGTTCACCAGATGACCGATGCAGTAATCAAAGGGCTGGACTTGTTTTTCAGACGAGGTCAAGGACCTGCTACACAATTCATGCACACATTTGAGCCGGATGAAAGCTGAATCTGACAATAGACTCTTTCGCATATTTCAGTTACAGTAATCTTTCGAAAACATTCCCCAGATTAGACATACCTCAAAATCTGGGATCCAAAAGAAATGTAAAAAAGGACGGCACTGAACCTGTTATTCATCAGTACTGAAATGATTAAATGCGCCAAATTTAATCTGTAATTGCTGTAAACGACGACCTTAAAAGCATTTCTAACCATTTCTTTTGTAAGTCCAAGGAGCCATGAGTGTTCGAGTTAAGCCAGCTTGTAGTCTACCCCTCACAGGGAGTAGGCAAAGTAGAACGTATAGAAAGTCAGGAAATCAGTGGATCAACTGCCGAGTTCTACATTGTCCGCATCCTAAGCAACAATGTAACTCTCATGGTCCCGGTTTTTAATGCTCATAATGTTGGGCTCAGACCTGTCTGCAGTAATCAAGAAGGTCTTGGAATATATGAATGTCTTAAAGACAGATCTGATTTCACAGGTTACACCGGACAGAACTGGAACAGACGCTACAGAGAATACTCTGAAAAGCTCAAAAGCGGAGATCTTCAGGATGTCGCTTATGTTCTTAAAGAATTATTCCTGATCGGTCGCGATAAAGAACTGTCATTCGGAGAACGCAGACTTCTTGAGCAGGCTATGGGACTTGTTTCCATGGAACTGTCTTTTGCACTTGACCTTCCACAGGACAAAGTGAAAGAAGAAATTAATGCACTATTCAGTGATGTGTTGGAAAAACCAGAAGACAAAGAAAAAGACGACAAAAAAGACAAAGAAAAAGATAAAGAAGAATCCTAAAAAATACATCTAAACGACTTGTCATATTTGATTCTTTCAGTTATTGCCCTATGAGGTTGCAGTTTGCAGGATTGATGTCTTTACATCACACGATTTTTAAGCAAAAAACCACCCCTCACTTTAGGACACCCAATACACTCTGTTCTTCGATCATCAAAATAACTTTTAGCGAGTGCGTAATACATTTTAAACTGTATCGCACTCGTTAGACCATAATTATTAAATAAGTATTTTATTTATTTTTAACTTCTAACTCTCGGTTAACACAAGATATGGGCCAAGAACAAAAGACAAACAATCTGAATCTGACTGAATTAAAACAAAAGAACATGGCAGATCTTATGGATCTGGCTACTAAGTTCAAAGTTGAAAACCCCAGCGGTATGCGCAAGCAGGAATTGATTTTCGGCCTGCTACAAGGGTGCGCAGCTCAAAACGGACAAATCTACGGTGAAGGAGTTCTTGAAGTCCTCCCCGATGGATTCGGCTTCCTGCGTTCCCCAACGTACAGCTACATGCCCGGACCGGACGACATATACGTTTCTCCCTCTCAAATAAGGAGATTCGGTCTGAGAAAGGGTGACATTATTTCCGGCCAGATTCGTCCTCCCAAAGAGGGCGAAAGATACTTTGCCTTACTTCGAGTTAATGAAATAGGCTTAGAAGCGCCCGAACATTCCCGAAATCTTGTTCTCTTCGACAATCTCACGCCGATTTACCCAGACAGCCGTTTCAACATGGAAAACGGTCCAAAGAATTTCACTTCAAGAGTTATCGACATTCTGGCTCCGATAGGCCTTGGACAGCGTGCTTTGCTTGTTGCTCCTCCCCGCACAGGGAAGACTATGATGCTTCAGAATATCGCAAACTCCATCAATGCCAATCATCCTGATGTAGATCTTATCGTTCTTCTCATAGACGAACGTCCTGAAGAAGTTACCGACATGGCCAGAACTGTAAACGCTGAAGTTGTCAGCTCAACCTTTGATGAACCTCCGCAGCGTCATGTTCAGGTAACTGAAATGGTTCTCGAAAAGGCTAAACGTCTGGTTGAACGCAAAAGGGATGTTGTCATTCTTCTTGACTCAATCACTCGTCTGGGACGAGCCTACAACGCAGTAACTCCTTCTTCCGGCAGAGTTCTCTCCGGTGGCCTTGATGCAAATGCAATGCAACGTCCTAAAAGATTTTTCGGCGCAGCACGCAACATTGAGGAAGGCGGAAGTCTGACAATCATCGCAACAGCCCTGATTGATACAGGCTCGAGAATGGATGAAGTTATCTTTGAAGAATTCAAGGGAACCGGTAACATGGATCTCTATCTTGATCGCAAGCTTGCGGAAAAGAGAGTATACCCTGCCATTGATATCAACCGCTCCGGAACTCGCAAAGAAGAACTTCTCCTTCCACCTGAAGTTCTCAACAAGGTCTGGATTCTCAGAAAACTACTTGCTCCTATGAACTCCATTGACTCCATGGAATTCCTTCTTGATAAAATGAAGGGAACCAAAAAGAATGAAGACTTCTTTGAAATGATGGGAAAATAATTTTTTAAACATCATTCAATTATCAAAAATTAAGCCTCATGAGACATTCCTCATGAGGCTTTTTATTTTTTAGATAACTTTACAAGTCGTAAATCTATACTTACAGTTAGTAGTAATGACGAAAAACAGAGTAACTTTTCACCACATAGTATCAACCGCATTGATATTTATATTTTCGTTCATCTGGTTAACGCCTCAAGCTACAGCGTCCTCCATGTTCGGTGAGTTTACCGTGAAAGATGAAATTAAACTCGGCGGCGAGTTTAATAAAATGATTCACGAAAGAATGCCCATAGTTCTTGACCCCCAAATAACTGAATACGTTAGTAATCTAGTAGCCAGAATTGCCCACGAAATGCCACCTCAGCCTTTTCCTATAACCTCGGCAGTCATCAATAATAACGCTATGAATGCTTTTGCTGTTCCCGGCGGTTATATTTATATTTTCACGGGCTTAATTCTCAATCTTAAACATGAGTCTGAACTGGCCGCAGTTATAGGTCATGAGCTTGCTCACGTTTCTCTCAGACACGTTGCGAGACGCATGGAAAAAATGAAACTGGTTAATATTGCCAGTATGTTGGGAACACTTGCCGGAATGATGCTGGGCATATCAGGCGGAGACAACGCCGCCTCTATCGGGCAGGCAGTGGCGATGGGTTCTATAGCAGGCGCACAAACTGCCTACCTGAGTTACACGCAACAAAATGAAAGAGAAGCTGACCATCTCGGTATGAACTATCTTGTCGCATCCGGCTTTAATCCCGCCAGCATGGTGGATAGTTTTAAGCTTATGAAACAACGTCAGTGGTATGTGAGCAACAACAATATTCCTTCATACCTCTCCACTCATCCCGGTCTTGATGATCGTATTGACTACCTTAAACAACGTTTTGTCAGAATGCCTCCCGCTTTTTTTTCCCGAGTCAGCGACGATGTTGATTTTCATAAGATTCAGACACTGATAAGAGCTAGAAGAACAGACCCTAAAATAGCTCTGGCACACTACAATAATATTCCCGAGGCGGACCGAAACTGCCTTGATCAATTAGGGCTTGGAATAATTCTTTCTCGTATGGAACAGAATAAAAAAGCCGAAAAAGCCTTTATTAAAGCTAACAAAGATTGCCCGAACGACTCTCTGATCCTGCGTGAAATGGGCCGCTTTTACTTCACTACGGGTAAAATGGACAAAGCCTCTCCACTGCTCAGACAAGCGTATTTACAAGCACCGAATGATGCTCTGACGTTATTTTTCATCGCGAGAATTCAGGCGGAACGAAAAGATTATGTGCAGGCAATACCAACAATGCGTAGAGTGGCTGAAATGGTTCCCCGGGATCAGGAAATACACTACCATCTCGGACGGATGCTCGGAGAATCCGGTAATTACTTCGGAGCTCACAAACAGCTTGCTTACGCCGCATTATATGGAAGGAATATGAAACAAGCCTTGTTTCATTTAAAAAAAGCTGAAGGACTCGCTAAAACAAAAGCGCAAAAAGCACAGCTTGCAACACTGCAAAAAAGAGTTAACCCTGTCGCCGAAAACTGAAACAGTAATTATTAGCTCTGTCAGTTTTATATTTTAACTCATTATTTTAGTGAATTAACAAAATTTTAACCGCATTTTTTGCGATGAACGTTAACTTGAAGTATGCTTCTTTTTAATGTAGTTATCCCCTTTCTAAAATCTATCTCCAAAAAGTGAAGCGAAAATGATAATCGCCAGATCAATAAAAGAAATTAAAAAGCCTCAAAACGGATCATGTGTAACAATAGGTAATTTTGACGGAGTCCATAAAGGACACCAGAAACTTATCTGCAGCACATGCAGAAAAGCCAAAGCCAACGGCCTGGCGAGCGTTGTTGTAACCTTTGACCCGCACCCGCTCAGGGTATTGGTCAACAGTAAAACTCCGCCCTTCATAACCCTCACCAAACAGAAGCTGGAACTACTTGCTCTGCATGAGCCTGATATTATTATAGCTCTGAATTTTACGAAGGAGATGGCTTCCCTCTCCCCCGAAGAATTCATTAAGAAATATCTGGTTGATGGACTTTCCATGAAAGAAATGGTTGTCGGCTACGACTACGCTTTAGGTAAAGGTCGCTCCGGAAACTATGAAGTGCTGGTTGGACTTGGCCGTAAGTACGGTTACGGAATCGAAAGACTTGATCCTATCATTATAAATGATGCAGTGGTCAGCTCCTCACGAATCAGAGACCTGGTAAGCGAAGGAAACGTCTGGGATGTACGAGCGCTGCTTGGACGCTTCTATCAGGTCCGCGGTGAAGTAGTTCACGGCATGAACCGTGGAGGCCGCCTTCTTGGATTCCCCACAGCAAATATTAAACTCGAAGATGAGCTTTTCCCTAAATCAGGCGTTTACGCCATCAGGGTCGAAGTAGACGGTCTGGTCCGCCCGGGCGTTGCCAACATCGGGAAAAATCCGACCTTCGGCAACGAAGCACTATCTGTTGAAGCTCATATTTTCAATTTTTCCGATGACATCTACGGTAAAAATATCCGGGTCCACTTTATCCAGAGAATCCGTGCTGAACGTAAGTTCAACAACTTGGACGAACTAAAAGCCCGCATTACCAAAGATACAGAACTTGCTAAATCCATTCTCTCGTATCCGGAATCACAAGTCCGCCCGGGGCTGCACCTGACAGAATCAGGAACCGGAGCCTGTTAATGAGCCCCCTTCTCAACCTGCGTGTTTGGAAAGAAATTGCGCGATCATACAAAAATATCAGCTCATTCAGATGGCTTTTACTCGGTGTGCTGGTCGGATTACTTTCAGGTATTTTAGCTGTCGCTTTCTTTGCAGCCGTTGAATACGGAAAATTTATATTTTTACACCAACTGGCGGGTATGACCTTACCGGCCCCTGCTGGTGAAGAAATTTTCCACGGCCCTGCCGGTCAACTACGCCCATGGGTCATTCCTGTCTGCACAATGACAGTAGGATTAATCACAGGATGGCTGGTCAACAAGTATATCCCTGAAACAATCTCCGGCGGTACAGACGGTACTGACGCGACCATCAAATGCTTCCATCAGGGAAGCGGATTAATGCGTCCTATCGTTCCCATAATCAAAGGAATCACTTCGGTTTTCACAATTGCAACCGGTGGTAGTGCCGGACGCGAAGGACCTATCACCCAAATGGGTGCCGGTATCGGTTCATGGATCGCGCAAAAACTTAAACTCTCTGCCAAAGAACGCAGAATTCTACTGCTTGCAGGTGCTGCCGGAGGACTCGGAGCAATATTCCGCGCCCCCCTCGGAGGCGCATTAACCGCCGTAGAAGTTATATACCGCGAAGATTTTGAATCAGAAGCAATCCTGCCTTCCGTTCTTTCCTCTGTTGTTTCTTATTCGCTTTTCACTCTATTTTACGGTGCAGAACCTATTTTCGGAATTCCAAGATTTGTTTTTCATGACCCTCGTGAAATGATCTTCTATATAATTCTGGCTTTCGCGTGTACCTTTGCAGGCTGGATGTACATCCGCACATTCCGTTTCATTAAGTACTCAATTTTCTTTAAGATAAAAGACCGTCTCGGTCTCATGTGGGCAACAGGACTAGGCGGACTGATGATGGGACTGATGGGAATGTTTTTCCCGCAGCTTCTCTCAGGCGGTTACGGCTGGCTGGAAATGGCGATCATGGGGGAAATTCCCATTATGATGATGATCGCAATTATTCTGGGTAAAACAGTTGCAACATCCATGACCATCGGTTCAGGAATGAGCGGTGGCATGTTTGCCCCCGCACTCTTTGTAGGCGGCATGACAGGCGGGATTGTCGGACAGGTTGCCGGAAGATTTTATCCTGATATTGCCACACAGCCCGGTGGATATGTACTTGTAGGCATGGCGGCTTTTTTCGCAGGAGTAGCAAAGGCTCCAATCGGGCCGCTCATCATGGTCTGCGAGCTTACACAGGGTTACGGATTGCTCGCACCATTGATGCTGGCTTCTGCCCTCTGCATAGTACTGGGGCGCAATTCATCACTGTATGAGCATCAGGTTGATAACAAATTTGACTCCCCCGCTCATATTGAAGATTCAACGATTAATATCCTTGAACAGCTTCACGTTGATACCCACTTCAAACCGGGCAGAGTTACCACCCTTGAAGAGGGTACAACTCTGAAAGCTTTGAGAGACATTATCGCGAACACCAATGAATTGTACTTTCCTGTCAAAAATGACGAAGGCACAATTACAGGTATTCTGACCATTCAAAACGTCAGAAATCACCTCTTCAATCAGGATCTCTTCGACCTTATCCTTGCCAAGGATTTAGCAACAAAGCCTGCAACACTGAAAGAGGATGACGATTTATATACTGCGCTGTTGAAGTTTGTTGATACAGATTACGGACAAATTCCGGTTGTATCGGAAGATGACCCGAATAATATTATAGGTCTCATCAATCGTGAGAATGTATTTAGAGCTTACGCAAAGGCAATTAAAGAACTCCACGAAGATTAGCCTGAATCAGATACGATAATTTAAAAGCCTCTTGAGGTTTCGTGCTTCAAGAGGCTTTTTTGCACCCCACCCCCCTTGCCATCCCACTAAGCGGTCTTATCATCTGGTAATTCAAACAAAATCCAAACCGAATCCACGTTTAGCGGGAATCGGAAAGATATTTCACGTTCGACAAGTATTGAAATTCAATCTTCATATTGAAAACGAATAATCATAGCAGAATCAGGAGATGAACATGGAACTCAGAGGAACGACCATTCTGGCCGTTAAAGATGATAAAGGTTCAGCCATGGCCGGTGACGGTCAGGTAACTTTGGGCCAGGCCATTGTGATGAAACATTCCGCAATCAAAGTCAGAACCTTGTATAATGATAAAGTTCTTGCAGGATTCGCAGGCGCAACTGCTGATGCTTTCACCCTGTTTGAAAGATTTGAAAAAAAACTCGAAGCTCACGCGGGTAATCTTGTCCGCAGTGCTGTAGAGCTTGCTACTGACTGGCGTAAAGATAAATATCTTCGCAAACTGGAAGCTATGATTCTCGTCGCCGACGCGGACCACATTCTTATTATCAGTGGTAACGGAGATGTCATCGAACCGGACGACGGCCTTGCTGCTATCGGTTCAGGCGGTCCATACGCTCTTTCCGCAGCACGGGCATTATCCCGCCACACAGATCTTTCAGCCGTTGAAATTGCAGAAAAAGCAATGGAAGTTGCAAGCGAAATCTGTGTTTACACCAATGATCACTTTGTTATCAAAACCCTCGAAAAATAATTTCACGCAAAGGTCTTCAAATGAGTAATCTTACACCTAGAGAAATCGTATCGGAGCTGGACAAATTCATCATCGGTCAGGCGGACGCAAAGCGCATGGTCGCCATTGCAATGCGTAACCGCTGGCGCAGACAGCAGCTTCCCGCAGAACTGCGTGATGAAGTTTCCCCAAAAAATATTATCATGATGGGCCCTACCGGAGTTGGTAAAACCGAAATTGCACGCAGACTTGCAAAGCTTTCCGGTTGTCCCTTCTTTAAAGTGGAAGCCACAAAATTTACCGAAGTGGGATATGTAGGCCGTGATGTTGAATCAATGGTCCGTGACCTCATGGAAATCGGCATAACTCTTGTCCGCAAAGAAGAACTTGAAAAAGTCAAAGTCAAAGCTGAAAAGAATGCTGAAGACTGCCTTTTAGACATCCTTCTTCCTTCATCCAAACCTCAGAACTCCAGCATGGGTTTCTTTAACAATTCCAACGAAGCAATCCCCCTAGCCGAAGAAAATCCTTCTGAGGATAAAAGCTCCACACGCGACAAATTCCGCAAAATGTGGCGTGACGGCAAACTTGATGATCGCGAAGTTGAAATAGAAGTTACCGTTCAAGGCGGAACCGGCGTTGAAATCATGTCTGTGCCCGGCATGGAAGACATGGGAATGCAGGTCAACGACATGATCGGCAAAATGTTTCCCAACAAGAAAAAAACACGCAAAGTCAATATTCGCGAAGCATACGAACTTCTTATTCAGGAAGAATCAGACAAACTTATCGACATGGATAATGTTACCGAAATTGCCCGTGAACGTGTTGAACAAACAGGTATCCTCTTTCTTGATGAAATCGATAAAATTGCAGGACGCCACGAAACAGGCGGTTCCACTGACGTTTCCCGTGAAGGCGTTCAGCGCGACCTGCTTCCAATCGTTGAAGGATGCGTGGTTAACACCAAATACGGCATGGTTAAAACGGATCACATCCTTTTCATCTCAGCCGGAGCATTCCATTTCTCAAAGCCTTCCGATCTGATTCCGGAACTGCAAGGCCGTTTCCCGCTACGGGTAGAACTTTCTGCCCTCGGGAAAGATGAATTTTATAGAATTCTCACAGAGCCTCAAAATGCGCTCACAGTTCAGTATAAAGCTTTGCTTGAAACAGAAAAGGTCACCATTGATTACAGTAAAGAGGCTCTTGAAGAAGTTGCTGCTACCGCTCAAAAAATCAATGAAGACACCGAGAACATCGGTGCCAGAAGGCTTTACACAATTATGGAAAAGATTCTCGCAGAGCTGTCATTTGAGGCTCCGGACAGATCCGGTGACACCATACTGATAGACAAAGACTACGTTAAAGATAAACTGAAAGATGTAATTGAAGACAGAGATCTCTCCCGTTACATTTTGTAGTTAAACCTTTACATATAAAAAAAAATCAATAAAACTGGGTTCTTATCATTAGAGCCCATTTTTATTTTAATTTTTAAAATTGTTACACAAACGAAACTGTGTTACGGGTGATAAATGTTTTAATTGCAGCATCATAACAAACACCAAAACAAACTTTTTCTGTTGCAATCCAAGGAACACTATGAACCAGATGAGTACAGTGGACGATAAAAATTTCGCCTTGCCAAAAATTCGCGGAACTTTTTCCGCAAGAATTATACAAGAAATCGGCACAGGGTCTACAAAACGAAAAGTCGTCCAGTCGTTCCTCTATTATGGTGAAGAAAACGATAACAGCGAGATCATTCTCCGACCGCTGAACGACAGCCATATACCTTCTGGACCTGAACAAATTATAAGCAAAGATGAGCTACTGGAGTCTTTTACTCCTGAAGTAGAACTTTATACCAATTCAGTTTTTCCGGCCATGAAAGAGCTCGGCAAAACGCTTGCCAAAGCTGACCGACAACGGCAACTCGGCAATATTTTCACAGCAGAAATGGAATATAATAAAGCCCTTAATATTGATGAAAATAATATCCGGGCCAATTTCGGAATTGGCTTATGCTACCTTGAACGCAATGAGGAAGCCAAAGCTTTGGATATTTTTAATCGGCTGATATCTCTTGATGCTGCTTTTGGAAAAGAACATAAACATCTCTTTAATGATTTCGGAATTTCTCTCAGAAAAAACAAAATGTTCAGTGAAGCTATAGAGTTTTACTCCAGAGCGCTAAACTTCAGTTCTGATGATGAAAACCTTTTTTTCAATATTGCCCGTTCATTTTGCGAACTCGGTAAGATAAAAGAATCACGTGAATATCTGGAGAAATGCCTTGCCATCAACCCTGACTTTACCCCGGGCAAGAAGCTAAGTGCATTCTTAAATAAAAAATAGTTCCTTAACGACTGTTTTTCACCTATCTGTATGGATTTTTTTGCCTACCTTTCTCTACCCACATCTCTCATAACATCCTGATTTAGCTACACTTCAACATTAGGCACACACCTTGCTTATCAATAACTAACCGGAGATATTTTCCGGCAATAAGGCAAACGGGTGCGTGCGGAGTCAACATAGCCGCATCCTGCAAGGAGTTTTCTAATGGGTTTCAGCGCAATGTACACAGGAGCTTCCGGGATCAAGGCTCACAGCATGCTGCTCCAGCAGGCGGGTAGTAACCTTGCTAACGTAAACACTACTGCCTACAAAAGCGGTAATACTTTTCTTGAAAACCTTCAAAGTCAGACAGCTACCGGGACAATCTCAGGTGTTGTTGCGGGCGGCAGCTCCAATACAGCCGGACAGATCGGTATGGGGGTCCGCGTTTCTTCAACCCGAATAAATTTTGCGGAAGGATCTTTTGAAAGATCTTCCTCCAGCACTGACCTTGCAATTGGTGGACAGGGATTTTTCAGAGTTGCGGAACAAGATAGCGGACTCAGTCATTATACTCGTGCCGGTAATTTTCACTTTGATAAAAATGGACTTCTTGTAGACCCACATGCCAATGCGCTTCAAGGCTACGCTATAGACAGCGATGGAACGATAGGAACAACCTCCGTAAACGTTGCTTTACCTATGAAAGAAGAAAAAAACGCTTCCGGTGAGACAATCTTGGTTGTAAAATCTGACCCTAAAGCCACTTCCGATATTTCAATTAAAACAAACCTAGACTCAGGCGCCATCGATAACAGCCAAAACCCCGCTGCGCCCTTCTTTTCGTTGCTTAACGACTGGGACGGAACAAAAGAAATGCCTCTTGCAGCCGATAAATTTGCCTACCACTCTGCAATTCAAATATTCGACGAGAACGGTAATAAAGTAAATCTGACTGTATACTATGACAAAGTAACCCCTTCTGAAGGTGGCCCGTCTGATAAAGAATACTGGGAATATATCGTTACAGTTCCTCCGGAAAGTGACGGTAGAACTTCCACAGCAACAACTTCCTCTGCCGGCCTTCTCATGACCGGAACACTTACATTTGCGGGAGACGGAACTCTGCTGAATCAAACAGCATACAGTCTGAGCAGTAATGCTGCCGGAAACCCGAAAGACTTAAATAACTGGACTCTGACAAACTTTAATACAGACGGGGAACCAACTTTATCTACGACTCTTAAAGGAGCTGCGGGTGAAGCAAGTGTTCAGAAGCTCTCAATAGATTTAGGAGTTAAGTCAGCTTCAGGTTCATGGAATACTCCCGGAGCTTCTGCTGCAGATGTCGGAAGCAACGCGTCTGGTCTGCCAATAATGGAAAAAGGCACTATTGATGCTCTGAGCACTACGAATTACTATGGATCATCCTCTACAATCAGCCAGTCACAGGATGGTTTTGGTGAAGGATATCTGCAAAATGTGTCTGTAAATTCTGAAGGAATCTTATCCGGTAAGTTCTCAAACGGGCTTAGCACAGACCTGTATAAGATCAATTTATACAATTTTAAGAGCGAATACGGACTGAGGCGTGAAGGTTCAAACTATTTCGGCGCAACCGATGCTTCAGGAGCCGCAATTGAAGGTGTCGCGCAAAAGAAGGGTCTGGGTTCAATTCTCGGTAGTAATCTCGAAACTTCAAACGTTGATCTTGCAAGGGAATTCGGGTCCATGATTCTTACGCAAAGAGGTTATCAGGCTAACTCTAAAGTTATTACGACTCAGGATCAGCTTATAAACACCACACTGGGTGTTAAAAAATAATTACAAAACATAATCTGAAACAAACAGAAAAACCCTGCAAATAATATGATTTGCAGGGTTTTTTTTACAGACTAAATCGAATTTGATCAGACGTGAAGAATCATCATTTAAGTTTCGCTGCTAAGAGAAGCAGATGACCGCGTTCTTCATCAATACATTCCTCAACAAACTGCTGCTCCGACTCAGGAACCATTTTTTTAAGCTC of Maridesulfovibrio ferrireducens contains these proteins:
- a CDS encoding 50S ribosomal protein L25 codes for the protein MSEKETFVAVKREKTGTSANRQLRNTGMIPAVFYSQEGDNMVLAVNEIDFTKMYRKIGTTSLFNLEIDGKKHDTLIWKAQMDPVRPRINHVDFLGVAADKPLKIKVPVSMEGLAPGVKLGGCMTTYRDNLEVACTAANIPAKIVINIDGMNVNDTVFVSDVKLEDGASINFTNDFALVRCVAGRKVVDEDGTAEEGAPKK
- the pth gene encoding aminoacyl-tRNA hydrolase, with amino-acid sequence MEYKALIAGLGNPGLEYAMTRHNVGFMAVDALAEMAASRKSMRFKNLGSSGNYELFSVNIAGNNILVTKPLTYMNLSGNAVASICGKFSISIKDVIVIHDELDLPQGKMKFKRGGGNNGHRGLQSIQDVMKSPDFLRIRIGVGRPEFSSQVKDYVLEQFSQKELKLVHQMTDAVIKGLDLFFRRGQGPATQFMHTFEPDES
- a CDS encoding CarD family transcriptional regulator, with product MFELSQLVVYPSQGVGKVERIESQEISGSTAEFYIVRILSNNVTLMVPVFNAHNVGLRPVCSNQEGLGIYECLKDRSDFTGYTGQNWNRRYREYSEKLKSGDLQDVAYVLKELFLIGRDKELSFGERRLLEQAMGLVSMELSFALDLPQDKVKEEINALFSDVLEKPEDKEKDDKKDKEKDKEES
- the rho gene encoding transcription termination factor Rho, with the translated sequence MGQEQKTNNLNLTELKQKNMADLMDLATKFKVENPSGMRKQELIFGLLQGCAAQNGQIYGEGVLEVLPDGFGFLRSPTYSYMPGPDDIYVSPSQIRRFGLRKGDIISGQIRPPKEGERYFALLRVNEIGLEAPEHSRNLVLFDNLTPIYPDSRFNMENGPKNFTSRVIDILAPIGLGQRALLVAPPRTGKTMMLQNIANSINANHPDVDLIVLLIDERPEEVTDMARTVNAEVVSSTFDEPPQRHVQVTEMVLEKAKRLVERKRDVVILLDSITRLGRAYNAVTPSSGRVLSGGLDANAMQRPKRFFGAARNIEEGGSLTIIATALIDTGSRMDEVIFEEFKGTGNMDLYLDRKLAEKRVYPAIDINRSGTRKEELLLPPEVLNKVWILRKLLAPMNSIDSMEFLLDKMKGTKKNEDFFEMMGK
- a CDS encoding M48 family metallopeptidase, producing MKDEIKLGGEFNKMIHERMPIVLDPQITEYVSNLVARIAHEMPPQPFPITSAVINNNAMNAFAVPGGYIYIFTGLILNLKHESELAAVIGHELAHVSLRHVARRMEKMKLVNIASMLGTLAGMMLGISGGDNAASIGQAVAMGSIAGAQTAYLSYTQQNEREADHLGMNYLVASGFNPASMVDSFKLMKQRQWYVSNNNIPSYLSTHPGLDDRIDYLKQRFVRMPPAFFSRVSDDVDFHKIQTLIRARRTDPKIALAHYNNIPEADRNCLDQLGLGIILSRMEQNKKAEKAFIKANKDCPNDSLILREMGRFYFTTGKMDKASPLLRQAYLQAPNDALTLFFIARIQAERKDYVQAIPTMRRVAEMVPRDQEIHYHLGRMLGESGNYFGAHKQLAYAALYGRNMKQALFHLKKAEGLAKTKAQKAQLATLQKRVNPVAEN
- a CDS encoding bifunctional riboflavin kinase/FAD synthetase, whose amino-acid sequence is MIIARSIKEIKKPQNGSCVTIGNFDGVHKGHQKLICSTCRKAKANGLASVVVTFDPHPLRVLVNSKTPPFITLTKQKLELLALHEPDIIIALNFTKEMASLSPEEFIKKYLVDGLSMKEMVVGYDYALGKGRSGNYEVLVGLGRKYGYGIERLDPIIINDAVVSSSRIRDLVSEGNVWDVRALLGRFYQVRGEVVHGMNRGGRLLGFPTANIKLEDELFPKSGVYAIRVEVDGLVRPGVANIGKNPTFGNEALSVEAHIFNFSDDIYGKNIRVHFIQRIRAERKFNNLDELKARITKDTELAKSILSYPESQVRPGLHLTESGTGAC